A genomic segment from bacterium HR17 encodes:
- the dpnA_2 gene encoding Modification methylase DpnIIB — MALFFSAENVHLYHDDFLCFNGLPPESVDLIVTSPPYDVDIHYDGYRDDIPYDKYVEFVAAALEKCYQLAKPDGRLCLNIPLDKNKGGQQSVYADIVTIAKKIGWRYHTTIVWNEQNISRRTAWGSWMSASAPFVIAPVEMILVMFKETWKKRRQGVSDITRDEFVEWTNGVWAFSGEQRSRIGHPAPFPLELPRRCITLFSFVGDVVLDPFAGSGTTLLACYQLQRIGIGVEISRTYCELAAQRLRTAMKQKSLFESQRDQRGKADRQTVLP, encoded by the coding sequence ATGGCGTTGTTTTTCTCTGCTGAAAATGTTCACCTTTACCACGATGACTTTTTGTGCTTCAACGGGTTGCCGCCCGAAAGCGTTGACCTGATCGTCACTTCGCCACCTTACGATGTGGACATTCATTACGACGGCTACAGGGACGACATCCCCTACGACAAGTATGTGGAGTTCGTGGCGGCAGCGTTGGAGAAGTGCTATCAGTTGGCAAAACCTGACGGACGGTTGTGCCTCAACATCCCGCTGGACAAAAATAAAGGGGGGCAACAAAGCGTTTACGCCGACATCGTGACCATCGCCAAAAAAATCGGTTGGCGCTACCACACAACCATCGTCTGGAACGAGCAGAACATCTCCCGCCGCACGGCTTGGGGTTCGTGGATGAGCGCTTCCGCACCGTTCGTCATCGCACCCGTTGAAATGATCCTCGTGATGTTCAAGGAAACTTGGAAGAAGCGGCGTCAAGGCGTTTCCGATATAACGCGAGACGAATTTGTGGAATGGACGAACGGCGTTTGGGCTTTCAGCGGTGAACAACGCAGCCGCATCGGTCATCCCGCACCCTTCCCGCTAGAACTTCCCCGAAGGTGTATCACATTGTTCAGTTTCGTCGGCGATGTCGTCCTTGACCCGTTTGCCGGGAGCGGGACGACACTCTTGGCGTGTTACCAGTTGCAGCGCATCGGCATTGGTGTGGAAATCAGCCGCACCTATTGCGAACTTGCCGCCCAGCGTCTTAGAACGGCGATGAAACAAAAGAGCCTGTTTGAAAGCCAACGGGACCAACGGGGTAAAGCGGACCGTCAAACGGTGTTGCCGTGA